A window of the Arenibacter algicola genome harbors these coding sequences:
- a CDS encoding M20/M25/M40 family metallo-hydrolase gives MRYLLLVFLLITTQIEAQNNDQKQINEIYNTALTNGSGYAWLNYLSNQIGGRLSGSLQAQKAVDYTKKILDSMGLDRVWLQPVKVPKWVRGTPEFAYIESDPGLTNNVPICALGGSVATPLGGIKAGVVEVQGIEGLQVLGKEKIQGKIVFFNKAMDPTNIDTYMSYSGSVDQRYAGANEAAKYGAVGVIVRSLNLRLDDFPHTGAMSYGDTPMESRIPAAAISTNGAELLSATLKLNPDINFFFRQNCKMLPDVDSYNVIGEIKGSTYPNEILVVGGHLDSWDLGDGSHDDGAGCVQSMEVLRLFKATGYKPKRTIRVVLFMNEENGLRGGTKYAEQASKNNEKHIFALESDAGGFTPRGFSFDCNQANFKQIESWKSLFEPYLVHLFVKGGSGADIGPLKNDNIVLAGLRPDSQRYFDHHHSANDTFAHVNKRELELGAASMASLIYLFDQYGIK, from the coding sequence ATGAGGTATTTATTGTTGGTATTTTTACTAATTACTACACAGATTGAAGCACAGAACAATGATCAAAAGCAAATTAATGAAATATATAATACGGCCCTGACCAATGGAAGTGGTTATGCTTGGTTAAACTATTTGTCCAACCAGATTGGAGGAAGACTTTCAGGTTCTTTGCAGGCACAGAAGGCCGTGGATTACACAAAAAAAATTCTGGATTCCATGGGTCTGGACCGCGTTTGGCTTCAGCCTGTTAAAGTTCCAAAGTGGGTAAGGGGCACACCGGAATTTGCATATATTGAGAGTGATCCGGGATTAACCAACAATGTTCCAATATGCGCTCTGGGAGGATCCGTAGCTACTCCCCTAGGCGGTATAAAGGCAGGGGTCGTGGAGGTACAAGGGATAGAGGGCTTACAAGTATTGGGTAAAGAAAAAATTCAAGGTAAGATTGTATTTTTTAATAAAGCCATGGACCCAACCAATATTGACACCTATATGTCTTATAGCGGTTCCGTGGACCAACGATATGCAGGTGCCAACGAAGCTGCTAAATACGGAGCAGTAGGGGTTATAGTAAGATCGTTGAACCTTAGGTTGGACGATTTTCCCCATACGGGTGCTATGAGTTATGGAGATACCCCTATGGAAAGCAGGATTCCCGCTGCGGCCATAAGTACAAATGGGGCCGAATTGCTAAGTGCCACCTTGAAGCTTAATCCGGACATAAATTTTTTCTTTAGACAAAATTGCAAAATGTTGCCAGATGTAGATTCTTACAATGTAATTGGGGAAATTAAAGGTAGTACCTACCCAAATGAAATTTTGGTAGTGGGTGGACATTTGGATTCGTGGGATCTGGGTGACGGTTCGCATGATGACGGTGCGGGTTGTGTTCAGAGCATGGAAGTGCTAAGGTTGTTTAAGGCTACTGGATACAAACCTAAACGCACCATACGGGTGGTACTCTTTATGAACGAGGAAAACGGACTTCGTGGGGGAACCAAGTATGCGGAGCAAGCCTCTAAGAATAATGAGAAACATATTTTTGCCCTTGAAAGTGATGCCGGGGGTTTTACGCCCCGGGGTTTTTCTTTTGATTGTAATCAGGCAAATTTTAAACAGATAGAGAGTTGGAAAAGCTTGTTCGAACCCTATTTGGTACATCTGTTTGTAAAAGGTGGGAGTGGAGCTGATATTGGACCGCTAAAAAATGATAATATTGTTTTGGCCGGTTTAAGACCTGACAGTCAGCGGTATTTTGATCATCACCATTCTGCAAATGACACCTTTGCACATGTAAATAAAAGGGAGCTGGAACTTGGAGCCGCCTCAATGGCCAGTTTAATTTATTTGTTTGATCAGTATGGCATTAAATAG
- a CDS encoding cold-shock protein, with protein MNKGTVKFFNDSKGFGFITEEGSSEDHFVHISGLIDEIREGDVVEFELQQGKKGLNAVNVKVI; from the coding sequence ATGAATAAAGGAACAGTAAAATTCTTCAATGACTCCAAAGGTTTCGGATTTATCACTGAAGAAGGCTCAAGCGAAGATCACTTTGTACACATTTCTGGTTTAATCGACGAAATTCGCGAAGGTGATGTTGTAGAATTTGAATTACAACAAGGTAAAAAAGGATTGAACGCAGTAAATGTAAAAGTGATTTAA
- a CDS encoding PPK2 family polyphosphate kinase encodes MKNIEAATYRVDSEIKLSDLNTREDLGSSDKKLRKVLESVRIELGEFQDTMYAHAKYSVLICLQGMDTAGKDSLIREVFKDFNARGVVVHSFKVPTELELKHDYIWRHYIALPAKGKFGVFNRTHYENVLVTRVHPEYIMNEHIPGIHSVDDIDQSFWDKRFEQINNFERHIADNGTIIFKFFLHLSKEEQRQRLLRRLELRKKNWKFSPSDLKERLIWDKYQKCYEDALNNTSKPHAPWFVIPSDNKKAARLIVASILHEELKKYKDIREPELDDKIKANLEEYKKQLENE; translated from the coding sequence ATGAAGAACATAGAAGCAGCGACTTACAGGGTTGATAGCGAAATTAAATTATCTGATTTAAATACGAGGGAAGATTTGGGGTCCTCGGATAAAAAATTAAGGAAGGTACTGGAAAGCGTTAGGATAGAGCTGGGGGAGTTTCAGGATACAATGTATGCCCATGCCAAATACAGCGTTTTAATTTGTTTGCAGGGTATGGATACTGCTGGAAAGGACAGCTTGATTAGGGAGGTATTCAAGGATTTTAATGCCAGGGGAGTGGTGGTCCACAGTTTTAAGGTGCCAACAGAGCTGGAATTAAAGCACGACTATATTTGGCGGCATTATATTGCCCTGCCTGCAAAGGGAAAATTTGGGGTTTTTAACCGTACTCATTATGAGAATGTTTTGGTGACCAGGGTACATCCGGAATATATTATGAACGAACATATTCCTGGGATCCATAGTGTAGATGACATAGATCAAAGTTTTTGGGACAAACGCTTTGAACAAATAAATAATTTTGAACGGCATATTGCGGATAACGGAACCATTATATTTAAATTCTTTCTGCATTTGTCCAAAGAGGAGCAGCGACAACGATTATTGCGCAGGTTGGAATTAAGGAAGAAAAATTGGAAGTTTTCCCCTAGCGATTTAAAAGAAAGACTTATTTGGGATAAGTACCAAAAATGCTATGAGGATGCGCTTAACAATACTTCAAAACCACATGCACCTTGGTTTGTTATTCCATCGGACAATAAAAAGGCTGCCAGGTTAATAGTTGCCAGTATTTTACATGAAGAGTTAAAAAAATACAAAGATATAAGGGAACCAGAACTGGATGATAAAATAAAGGCTAATTTAGAAGAATATAAAAAACAACTGGAAAACGAATGA
- a CDS encoding peroxiredoxin — protein sequence MATIRLGDVAPDFTADSSMGMINLYDYLGDGWGILFSHPADFTPVCTTELGTAAKFKGEFDKRNVKMLALSVDGVASHGEWIKDINETQHTTVNFPIIADDDKKVSTLYDMIHPNANDSLTVRSVYIIAPDKTVKLIITYPASTGRNFHELLRVIDSLQLTAYHKVATPANWENGDRVVVSPSINTEDAKKIFTKGVEEIKPYLRMTPQPNL from the coding sequence ATGGCAACAATACGATTGGGCGACGTAGCCCCTGATTTTACAGCAGATAGTTCCATGGGAATGATCAATTTATATGATTATTTGGGCGATGGATGGGGAATTTTATTTTCACACCCGGCTGATTTTACCCCGGTATGTACGACCGAGTTGGGGACTGCCGCAAAATTCAAAGGTGAATTTGACAAACGAAACGTAAAAATGCTGGCACTTAGCGTTGATGGGGTTGCATCTCATGGCGAATGGATCAAGGATATTAATGAGACACAGCATACCACTGTTAATTTTCCCATTATTGCCGACGATGACAAAAAAGTTTCTACGCTTTACGATATGATACATCCAAATGCGAACGACAGTTTAACCGTGCGATCCGTTTACATTATAGCTCCGGACAAAACGGTTAAGCTCATAATCACCTATCCTGCTTCTACAGGGCGTAATTTTCACGAGCTGCTTAGGGTAATAGATTCATTACAGTTAACTGCTTACCACAAAGTAGCCACTCCTGCGAATTGGGAAAATGGAGATAGGGTTGTTGTAAGTCCGTCTATAAATACCGAGGATGCCAAAAAAATATTTACCAAAGGCGTGGAAGAAATCAAGCCGTATTTAAGGATGACCCCACAGCCGAACCTTTAA
- a CDS encoding peptidylprolyl isomerase, with translation MQDGIYAKFNTSKGEILVKLTHDKTPGTVGNFVALAEGNLENSIKAQGKPYYDGLKFHRVIPDFMIQGGCPLGTGTGDGGYKFDDEFHPDLTHDGPGVLSMANAGPGTNGTQFFITHVATPWLDNKHTVFGHVVEGQDVVDAIKQGDKIESLTIERIGAEADKWNAVEAFRTFEGSREKRLAEEKKKIAAELDKVAAGFNETESGLRYKIVQEGKGTKAVSGKNVSVHYEGSLLNGQVFDSSYKRKEPISFQLGVGQVIPGWDEGIGLLKVGDKARFVIPSNLAYGSAGAGGVIPPNATLIFDVELMGIG, from the coding sequence ATGCAAGACGGAATTTACGCAAAATTCAATACTTCGAAAGGAGAAATACTGGTAAAGCTTACCCATGATAAAACCCCTGGTACTGTGGGGAACTTTGTAGCCTTGGCGGAAGGTAATCTAGAAAATAGTATCAAAGCTCAAGGTAAGCCTTATTATGACGGATTAAAATTCCATAGGGTTATTCCGGATTTTATGATTCAGGGTGGTTGTCCACTGGGAACGGGTACCGGTGACGGAGGTTATAAATTTGATGATGAATTTCATCCAGATCTTACTCATGACGGACCTGGTGTACTTTCAATGGCCAATGCAGGTCCAGGAACAAATGGCACCCAATTCTTTATTACCCATGTGGCTACTCCTTGGTTAGATAACAAGCATACTGTTTTTGGGCACGTAGTAGAAGGTCAGGATGTAGTAGATGCTATTAAACAAGGAGATAAAATAGAAAGTTTAACCATAGAAAGAATCGGTGCTGAAGCCGATAAATGGAACGCGGTAGAGGCTTTTAGGACTTTTGAGGGTTCAAGGGAAAAAAGACTTGCCGAGGAAAAGAAAAAAATAGCGGCTGAATTGGATAAGGTAGCCGCAGGCTTTAATGAAACGGAAAGTGGACTTAGATATAAAATTGTTCAAGAGGGAAAAGGAACTAAGGCAGTCAGTGGAAAAAATGTTTCTGTCCATTATGAAGGATCCTTGTTGAACGGTCAAGTTTTTGATTCTTCCTATAAAAGAAAGGAACCTATTAGTTTTCAATTGGGTGTAGGTCAGGTAATTCCGGGATGGGATGAAGGCATTGGCCTATTGAAGGTTGGTGACAAAGCCAGGTTTGTAATTCCTTCTAATTTGGCTTACGGAAGCGCAGGTGCTGGAGGGGTTATACCGCCAAATGCCACCCTTATATTTGACGTTGAATTAATGGGGATAGGATAA